AATGTAATGTATCAAACATCTTAGTTCACTGGGCTAACATGATTAATCAAAAGCATGTCCTTTGCATTCGTATCAGCTCAAGTTCCAAAAATTACCCACACGAACAAATGCTACAATTTAGGCTACTTTAAGATTGTAGACATCCTAACATGGGTAGGACCTAATAATTTACGTTACAACACTAGGTAAGCTTAGAAGCACTACCGCGCCTTATACATTAGAATGATTACATTAAGCCATTAGAGGAGCATGAATCCAAATAGATTCGTGGTAGATTTCATCATCCGTAAATCCAAAATAAGACCATTTAGCTATCCGGTAGAAATacatactcccctatggaagacatgaccttactcttccacacagTGCGTGTGAATATTTCAAAAAGGGTTACTCGAATGGGTAGTTGCTCCAGTTGAGATCTACAGCCCCTGTGtgcagattaagatcatgtcttccatatagggtgtatggatttcaaccggaatagcccattcttaCCCTGATTATGCCTTATCGCGTGCATCGAGGTGTCACACGGCAAAATACGTGCGCGTATAATGCATTACGCGCGGCTGCGTATTTGACTCAAATCAGCCCACCATACAGATCTGGATCTAACACAGAGTCATGTATAACACCTTACTATAAATGATAACCTCAGGGTAGGAATTAGCCGACAACCTCTCCGTCATCATGTCAAAGTCGGGAAAGTATGCTACTGACTGCAATCAAAGAGAAATCCAGTATCTCTATCTCTATATCACGAACTTTAAATTACACAATCAATCACAATACTTAAGAAGTGTATGTCTCATCGATCACGTGACAATTACGGATTTGACGACAATGACCTACTACTGCTTTATTAATTGTTCAaatgttggtatattttcatgattaaaaaaaaaattataaggtgttttttttttatcatgacaCAACCAAATTACATCTAAGTGCAATGTAAAGACCATTTCTTATTCTCATTTCTTTCTATTTTAATGTcgtcacgccgatgtgcacatcaATTAGCGAACATCGTAAAAACGTAAATTTATAGTGCCAACATCACGACATACATAcatgataaaattgcatcatcgAGAAAATGCAATAACACATGAGCCTACACCTACATATCTCACATTTGCAATGTTAACGAGCACTCTATATATGCATAAATACCTATTATCGCACATCTGGCAAATATATGCCATGTAGCATGACTAAAAAGCTAGTCACCCGTTGCCTCTAATGTCGATGGCTTGACACATCTGTGCCAAATGTCAACAAACAGTGTATATTCGTATGTtgccatttaaaataaaaatcaataataaaaaattaaataaacatctcaaaaaaaagtaactaacccgccattattcaaacacgggctattgtattacaaatctgtaaaatgcgttggaagcagaatttatttttgcgcattttgacacctcatttgatacgataacccagaaaacaataaaacaccggacaatttaatgtagtgaggtccagatttgaaagttgcacttaggcaaaaaaaagaagatgtttgcttgccctcaaccgaccgaccctaattttggaaatcagaaaaaagttgtttatttctatttactgaacaaaagaataccgacccaatttttggaaattcctgaaaaagttttttttttttcaaatgtttgcattctgaagatgtaaaaaatgtattttatagcttgtgttcaacattgtagttgttttgtaatgttagttgattcattttgacaccaaaattgtctgatttttcatattttgagccttaattaatgcaaacagtagagtttgctattaaaaaaaaagaaatcctgatcgaccgacccaattgtgatgcgatcaagcaaaatcagtcggaactcggaaatattgattttgagatatagccaaacaaaggagatATTTTCCCTTGttacctattgttttggaaactctttaattaatcatatctttggaactggttgttcaatttcaatggggttttctgcaaaatccagctttgttaaTGTGTTTTACTattctgtaagaaactgaaaatttatttttgccgagttccgactgatttagcttgatcgcatcacaattgctaaaattcatttgagggcaagcaaacaattttttttcttggtcttACCATGttgcttacaacaatacaaaaacacttagatatcactacacagatttccttccattatactgaatacaaatcaatagaatttactgcaactcatttgacagatttgtaatacaattgcccgttttggaatgaccattatttaagggggtagttactttttttgagatgtttatatgtcTAAATAAGGTTGTTAATTTCTACTATTATAACACACTAAACTTGGTACTTTTTGTATATTCTTATGAAGAGAGTTACCGAATATCAAAGTCATCGTAGCTTTTGCGACTGAAGAACCAATGCTGAAACTCTTCAACGTATTCGCATCCCATAATGCATCTGGTTATACGTGGTTAGGAACAGATGCGTGGACATTATCCGTTGCTCTGAAAAACACTTCATTAACATCCGTTACGAAAGGAATGTTGGGATTAAGATTACACAGCCAAGATGTGGATGGTTTCGAAGAATTTCTTCGATCAAGAACGCCAGTGTCTACTCAGTTCAAAGACccatttattattaattactgGGAGGATGTATTCGAATGTTATCTGACGGACCAAGGAAAGAATGAAAAAGGTTATGATAATAGATGTAGGGGAAATGAAACTTTACCAACGGATGATCATTTTTATGATGCTCCGACGATGTCCACTGTTTTTGATTCGGTAGAAGTCATCGCGAAAGCTCTTCATGAAGTTCTTGGTTGTGGCTCAGCAGATGGGTGCCGAGAATATGTGGGAGAGGTGCCGGGAGATATGATGCTACAATGTATGAAGAATGTGAACTTTACAGGGTATTCAGACTATCGtattgatttcaattccaatggAGATTTGTTATCTGAAGCATGGTGAGAATATAAAACAATGTcattgaagaggttcatcagatCTGTTGATTAATCAGTTAATTAGAGTTATTTCGCAAGACCAAATGAAAACGCTTCTCTGTTGACAGTTTTGCCAGACGTAATTGAGTCTTTGTAAGTTACATatttgatataccgtaaaaccccgtctacaagcatataaagtgcttctgatgaaaactaaattattccaggcgccattaaggagtttgaacaaataaattacagattcaagcatataaaaacaagtattattgtaagaccaatctattgtattggtatatatacgcctaattagtattagttaagctttcataaaaaacccatatatgcttgtagacggggttttacggtatactttGGACTACTCAAGACAAATTTTGGAGACAAACGTGCCGCTGCCGATTAAACCAAAACCTCCCGTCAAGTTTCCCGCTCCAAAGCAGATAtatcaataacatcaacaacaacattttgaaaaaatgccaACAGTCTTCTGGTAAATCTGACAGCAGACAAATAACAAATAACTGTAATTAACTAATAAAACAATGTATTCATAATTGTATACAAATGGCCAATGTTATTATGGTTATTCCAATGTGTGAAAGCTTCAAAGAATAAAAGTCTGTATTTCACTGCACTATTTGTGTGTTTTCTATGCGAACTTTAACAGAAATCATTCTGTTTCACAGACGAGCTGTAAAAACTGACTTTgcaatattatcattataataTTATCTTGATTAAGTACATTATTCTACATTTCCATTCAAGGTATGATGTCGTTAATCTCCAACCAGCCTCAAACTGCTCTCAAGATTTCGACTTCAAAACCATTGGACATTGGAGACGTTCTCAAGGAGGTCTGGGTAACGTAGACAATGTCTTCTGGTCTTACCAGGACTCATGTCGTAAGCAGAGCAGACTTCAAGGTTACATGCAACCACCGGCATCATTCTGTAGCAGATCTTGCAAACCAGGGGAACGACGAACCTCTCAAGGATTATCTCTCTGTTGTTGGGACTGCGTTGTGTGTCCAAAAGATCATTACAGTGACACATTCGATGCGTTGAGTTGCACAAACTGTTCTGAAGAACAGATCTCTAACGAAAATCGTACGGAATGCCTTGATTTGGAAGAGTTATACCTTAATCCACTGGATGGATTAAGTTTGGCTATTCTTTGCATCGCTTGTTTTGGTGTTTTCACAACACTTGTAGTGTTTATAATATTTACCATCAGGAGAAATGTTACAATTGTGTACTACGCATGTGCAGAAACACACGCTTTCTCCATATTAATCTGTGTTAAATTATGCTTTTGTTTTTCTGCTCTATCATTAATACCAGCTGATTACTTGTCTTGTAGAATCGTGAACGGAATTCAAATGCTGCCTATTACACTACTACAATGTTTTCTTATTCTTACTGCTTACATTAATTACAAGAAGAAATTATTGCAAGTAACTGCAAGAAAACAATATCTTATATTGTTAATGATTATATCCTTACATACCATATTGGTTGTTGCGTGGTATTTTACGAGCTCACCAGAAGTGAGTCGCACAATCGATAAAGGAGCCAAAATTATATTCATTGATTGCGGATCCGCAACTAAATTTGATACAAAAACAATACTGTTTCTTTATAATATCGCTTTGGATTGTACAGGAATTGCTATTGGTTCTAgaatcaaggatgtcgtggacaATTTCTACGAAGGAAAGTTTGTATTTTTCAGCTTTGTGATTCATGTTATGttatgggtgactacatttgcaACATATTTGGCAATAACACCAGGAAGGCATTATCAACCAATTATTGTTTCAGTTGGAATGCTGTTAACAGGTTTTGCACTACTAGGATGTATTTATGTACCTAAGCTCTATATTATGCAAACAAAAGCTGATGCAAATGAAGTAGTTGATGTACGGAAGAAGAAGTATGTAGCAAGAGATGGAAATGAGGAAAACAAACATAATTCATTGCAGATTATTCACTCGGTAAGTATTGGTTGCATCTATACAGGCGcactccacggttgtttgatgtgatcatttattaattttgctaacaaaacacagatttgcttttttgtggtaattgttattctataaattgcatatttgtatgcaaattgagggcgctatttacataatatattttaaatttcatttagcccgataatatgagttattcctttcatttcatgatcaaGAAAATGTCCTTGCCATTTGTTACTCATTTTTCTGATGTTTAATTAATGTCATTATACAGTGTATATtctttgtaaagatgaaaacaagatttaagatgtATAGCGCCATGAATATAGttctacatgctatcaaacaacagTGACTCCAGTTGCCACCGATGGGTGACTCGTATACTCTGAAGCGAAAATGTATTCTTAAACACtcgagaaagttcctgcaatcttattggttcttagccgtgtgaCATGACACGGTATAACACGGTTCAGCACGTGCGAGTCGACGCAATACTCGTACACGCTATttaaaccaatcggaggtgcatggcaacaacgggactgatcgattaaagtcctaggtaattccttgtaaaattgtAGAATGTAGTATTTCATTATTAAACTTTGGAAAAcctatgattaatatttttaatggaattgaagtgtttaagaatgagaataaattttTTTGCTAttgataagggaccgttcattatttctaccggtaggggggccgggagcagacagaaagtcactgccgaaaactatatgacccccttctccgataataaaaccatatgaccccccctccgagctacatgaaaatcatatgaccccccccaaCCAAAATAGAAAGTATTGCTGCGGAGGAGTCATggggtctttgtaattttggttacagggatgtgccacacagacctttgaatgcagactttctcgcatctgtaccatttttcatcaccatgaagcagtgatgtcagtgtgcatttcatttataggcacagcttcaagtagctagtgGACACTTAATTGCAAtactgggtaaaaaccacatgtgcctgctaacggtcaaaatgtttttattgcatgaggtgaaagggctttggtagtagtcTACAaaagggcacatcaaaaattcctccggagcttgttgccatagcaacggcagattttatgattttggcgttttttgcttattttggggtgaaaataggggaaaatatgcacttttctgaattgctcctgactttaaatttgagatcacattaaaaaaacaaacttaccaccataaagtactatccttgtgctttccccagatgcaagaaatatttcaataatatttccctatgtgcaattttagggctgggcaacattgccaatttagcacttttgaaaaaatgcaattttaccctatctttgaagtctaaaactaattttgcttgagcaccgagaattatttcctctttgttggtacttgggcagacattgccccttccaaaaaaaaaaaaaaaattctggggctatttgacctgtaaagccagtgttgccagaaagtttgataattttcaaaaatgcatttttcgaaataatgcattttctacatatttactcatgtaacctttaataccaccaacttaattgaaatatgtgcacactttgcacacatgattagacacacactgcaacggaagcaacactttgaggctggggacaAGCCCTGTCTTgcaaaaccggtattgccagaaaatcttactttatttatccaaatttccaatttgtgcattttacaattatttattcggtTGATTTTATACCATCAATGTTACTTGAATAGAATGTGCATTCAAACATCATCTGGTACAATATAGGTTCAGACACATGGTTGAGTCGGACAGGTGCCTTCGTACACCTTAGGCTTAGGCGCCCTTGAGGATACTAAGCCTAGTTTTTaccaaaaaaagtaatttttacatgggaaattttttgaaaaatgacataatcttggaaagtgtatcatcTTACTATAAGAtatatgtttggatcaaaaaagtaaatcacatcatttttctgtgacctatggtttttgacctcttggaattcataagtaggcccaaaatgcaggtttttaatgattttggtcatttggggcaaaaattgacctttttgttaccatttttagcaatgttttgcattacaaaagtttaaaTTACACTTAAGTTCATTGACAAATAGGGCTTCTTTAAGTTTAGGCTATTGAGAGAATTCAACGAgtatgcagtttccatggcaacggctattaatgctcatttttaattaaatatctgtaaaatagagctaatttcccagtaaaattagtaaaaatggatataaatggccgtttccatggaaactgtcttctttgaattctcctaatagcttaaaaatGTTATGCCAATAAAACAATTGTTTTGGCTTGATGATAATCCTGTTAATGCGTCT
Above is a window of Amphiura filiformis chromosome 7, Afil_fr2py, whole genome shotgun sequence DNA encoding:
- the LOC140157123 gene encoding extracellular calcium-sensing receptor-like, coding for MTISAMTRTPFLCLIFVLNLELRSTQIIPDDSEEDLIPPSDSYSLIGRYYFGGLFNIHYSRGGQCRMINTRGLQRMYAMVYAIQRINERQDILPNITIGFDLHGTCADPNIAVAASLDFITSSSVNECKGGDDILRDFVGVVGPTTSNSAVSVASLFGLFKIPEISYSATSSILSEIRYAYFTRTVPTDSNQATALADIAAYFDWSVVAAISTDDLAYGIDGRDLFVEEAAKRNVCVAYTQQINAKSSEEYLKSILEDLRELPNIKVIVAFATEEPMLKLFNVFASHNASGYTWLGTDAWTLSVALKNTSLTSVTKGMLGLRLHSQDVDGFEEFLRSRTPVSTQFKDPFIINYWEDVFECYLTDQGKNEKGYDNRCRGNETLPTDDHFYDAPTMSTVFDSVEVIAKALHEVLGCGSADGCREYVGEVPGDMMLQCMKNVNFTGYSDYRIDFNSNGDLLSEAWYDVVNLQPASNCSQDFDFKTIGHWRRSQGGLGNVDNVFWSYQDSCRKQSRLQGYMQPPASFCSRSCKPGERRTSQGLSLCCWDCVVCPKDHYSDTFDALSCTNCSEEQISNENRTECLDLEELYLNPLDGLSLAILCIACFGVFTTLVVFIIFTIRRNVTIVYYACAETHAFSILICVKLCFCFSALSLIPADYLSCRIVNGIQMLPITLLQCFLILTAYINYKKKLLQVTARKQYLILLMIISLHTILVVAWYFTSSPEVSRTIDKGAKIIFIDCGSATKFDTKTILFLYNIALDCTGIAIGSRIKDVVDNFYEGKFVFFSFVIHVMLWVTTFATYLAITPGRHYQPIIVSVGMLLTGFALLGCIYVPKLYIMQTKADANEVVDVRKKKYVARDGNEENKHNSLQIIHSVPAAKGILLDNYRKAIEAVKGEKHQAVRVATIYNERIEDLQLRYRKVIGEKKDILRRMRHQRVMSVVGSPLVEAIYC